The following are from one region of the Edaphobacter acidisoli genome:
- the rimP gene encoding ribosome maturation factor RimP yields the protein MALALDTIRATAERIARSHHLDLVDIEFQGGAKHRILRVFIEKTAEERARLAASAAADESLPKGVPAEQLSGVTHEDCALFAQDFGTVLDVEDLIPGSEYTLEVSSPGLERKLHKPEDFTRFTGSLVKLQTFTPVNDNRHFQGRLTQFSNNTLTLDLSAIKQRGKARKNQTEQTVEVPLSNIEKANIVAEI from the coding sequence TTAGACACAATTCGGGCCACCGCCGAGCGCATCGCCCGCTCCCACCACCTCGACCTCGTCGATATCGAGTTTCAGGGCGGCGCGAAGCACCGCATCCTCCGCGTCTTCATCGAGAAGACCGCCGAGGAGCGCGCCAGACTCGCCGCCAGCGCCGCAGCAGACGAAAGCCTGCCCAAAGGCGTCCCCGCCGAGCAGCTCTCCGGCGTCACCCACGAGGACTGCGCCCTCTTCGCGCAGGACTTCGGCACCGTGCTCGACGTCGAAGACCTCATCCCCGGCTCCGAATACACCCTCGAAGTCTCCTCCCCGGGCCTCGAACGCAAGCTGCACAAACCGGAAGACTTCACCCGCTTCACCGGCAGCCTGGTCAAGCTCCAGACCTTTACGCCGGTCAACGACAACCGCCACTTCCAGGGCCGGCTGACACAATTTTCAAACAACACCCTGACCCTCGACCTCTCCGCCATCAAACAAAGAGGCAAGGCCAGAAAGAACCAGACAGAGCAGACCGTCGAGGTCCCTCTGTCGAACATCGAAAAAGCAAACATCGTTGCGGAGATTTAA